In Brevibacillus brevis NBRC 100599, a single genomic region encodes these proteins:
- a CDS encoding LysM peptidoglycan-binding domain-containing protein, whose amino-acid sequence MALQDGQLSFAIKETIFLSSDRAGIGELQELELVPDVEVLENDSYISITGCLQLVGKYEPIREAAEATGGEGESLVEAMTFTPFRQEASDQAFYGWEEQIGHRIPLNITIPLDRITEIGDIYAIVDSFDYKLESPHQMLIDADLKILGIVLGNRNEQAEQIETQAAGPDQEAWEYTFAAGDDGQEYSEQTSLDDIDQKLSELEEELERQALPASYESTESPSMFDTPAIAQSNEDEYYEQYGDVLEVAQPDPPESWETAPISYDFDSQQTTSYDSSDSYSEQPVLADEQEQMREIAEKEQGHEEPILALHDQQAIGYQPVSNGPTGSSVEAESQEAVQEAVEASVVSEPEPEHEAEPVVAEAVVAEPEAAAEDVEVRVAISGKPSKEEKSSVNITSIFSQASRAKQEAMAQEAESSSSSSRYGSAANASPSTVEAMQNLTSFVRKKEERSSQLKMCIIQRDETLEHISQRYSLPVSKIVEVNRLTSEQLVAGQILYIPQ is encoded by the coding sequence ATGGCATTACAGGATGGGCAACTCTCTTTTGCCATCAAGGAGACCATTTTCCTCTCATCCGATAGAGCTGGAATAGGTGAATTGCAAGAGCTGGAATTGGTTCCAGATGTGGAGGTGCTGGAAAACGATTCCTACATCTCGATCACGGGTTGCTTGCAATTAGTAGGGAAGTACGAGCCAATCAGGGAAGCCGCAGAAGCAACAGGCGGCGAAGGAGAATCGCTGGTTGAGGCCATGACTTTTACTCCCTTTCGCCAGGAAGCATCGGATCAAGCCTTTTATGGCTGGGAGGAACAGATCGGTCATCGCATTCCGTTGAATATCACCATTCCATTGGATCGGATTACAGAGATCGGCGACATCTACGCGATTGTGGACAGCTTTGACTACAAACTGGAATCACCACATCAAATGCTAATCGATGCCGATCTGAAGATTTTAGGGATAGTCCTTGGGAATCGAAATGAACAAGCAGAGCAGATCGAAACGCAGGCTGCCGGTCCAGACCAAGAAGCATGGGAATACACCTTCGCTGCTGGGGATGATGGGCAAGAATATTCGGAGCAGACGTCCCTCGATGACATTGATCAAAAGCTGAGTGAGCTGGAGGAGGAATTGGAGCGGCAGGCATTGCCAGCATCCTATGAATCAACCGAATCTCCTTCCATGTTCGATACCCCGGCTATTGCTCAATCCAATGAAGATGAATACTACGAGCAATATGGGGATGTACTGGAAGTGGCTCAGCCCGATCCACCAGAATCTTGGGAGACAGCTCCTATTTCGTATGACTTCGATTCCCAACAAACTACTTCGTACGATTCTTCTGACTCCTATTCCGAGCAGCCGGTATTGGCAGATGAGCAAGAACAGATGAGAGAAATAGCCGAAAAAGAACAAGGACATGAGGAGCCAATACTGGCACTACACGATCAACAGGCAATCGGATACCAACCAGTTTCTAATGGACCTACTGGCTCATCAGTCGAAGCAGAGTCACAGGAAGCTGTGCAAGAAGCGGTGGAAGCTAGTGTAGTATCTGAGCCAGAACCTGAGCATGAAGCAGAACCAGTCGTTGCAGAAGCAGTCGTAGCAGAACCAGAGGCTGCCGCGGAAGATGTAGAAGTACGAGTGGCGATTTCAGGGAAACCCTCCAAGGAAGAAAAAAGTAGCGTGAACATTACTTCCATCTTCTCTCAAGCGAGTCGTGCTAAGCAGGAAGCGATGGCGCAGGAGGCGGAATCTTCATCTAGCTCTTCACGATATGGGTCTGCGGCGAATGCCAGCCCTTCTACGGTGGAGGCCATGCAAAATCTCACATCGTTTGTCCGGAAAAAAGAAGAGCGCTCCAGTCAGCTGAAAATGTGCATTATTCAGCGCGATGAGACGTTAGAGCATATTTCACAGCGATACTCCTTGCCAGTTTCCAAAATCGTGGAAGTAAACCGATTAACTTCTGAGCAGCTCGTAGCAGGGCAGATTCTGTACATCCCACAATAG